The following coding sequences lie in one Mucilaginibacter sp. KACC 22773 genomic window:
- a CDS encoding 2Fe-2S iron-sulfur cluster-binding protein: protein MINLIIEDRHGARQPVEIPEGINLSLMEVLKASEYDVLATCGGMALCATCHVQVLGGPEQYFHATDNELDMLDTLPNADEHSRLACQMRVTEEMDGLVVRLK, encoded by the coding sequence ATGATCAACTTAATTATTGAAGACCGCCACGGCGCCCGCCAGCCTGTTGAAATCCCCGAAGGCATCAACCTGAGCCTGATGGAGGTTTTAAAAGCATCCGAATACGATGTGCTGGCCACCTGCGGCGGCATGGCCCTTTGCGCCACCTGCCACGTACAGGTACTTGGAGGCCCCGAACAATATTTTCATGCCACAGATAATGAGCTCGATATGCTGGATACCCTGCCCAACGCCGACGAACACAGCCGCCTGGCCTGCCAGATGCGGGTTACCGAAGAAATGGATGGACTGGTGGTAAGATTAAAGTAG
- a CDS encoding NAD(P)/FAD-dependent oxidoreductase has translation MEHIDTDICIIGAGPVGLFAVFEAGLLKMRCHLIDVLPQVGGQLSEIYPHKPIYDIPGYPEVTAQELVDRLMEQIAPFHPTFSLGERVETVNRNHDGSYTIQTNDNTTVHCQVVVIAGGLGCFEPRKPEIDRLLDFEGKGVAYMVKNPELFRDRKVVLAGGGDSALDWAIFLANVAERVTLVHRGDTFRGVPDSAEKVFELAREGKIDLILKSNVVALTGEGHLQEVTLLDRNNEVSHIAADHLIPLFGLSPKLGPIANWGLNISFSAIEVNTRDYSTNVERIYAIGDINTYPGKLKLILCGFHEAALMAQSAFKYVYPEQKLSFKYTTVYGVTEF, from the coding sequence ATGGAACATATTGATACTGATATTTGCATTATTGGCGCAGGGCCGGTTGGTTTATTCGCGGTTTTTGAAGCCGGGCTTTTAAAAATGCGCTGCCACCTGATTGATGTACTACCCCAGGTAGGTGGCCAGCTTTCTGAAATTTATCCGCACAAACCTATATACGATATCCCCGGCTACCCCGAAGTTACCGCGCAGGAATTGGTAGACAGGTTGATGGAGCAGATAGCGCCCTTCCATCCCACCTTTAGCCTGGGCGAACGGGTTGAAACTGTTAACCGGAACCACGACGGCTCATACACTATCCAAACCAACGATAATACCACCGTACACTGCCAGGTAGTAGTAATAGCCGGCGGCCTGGGCTGCTTTGAACCCCGCAAGCCGGAGATTGATCGCCTGCTTGATTTTGAAGGCAAAGGCGTGGCCTACATGGTAAAAAATCCCGAACTGTTCCGCGACCGTAAAGTAGTTTTGGCCGGTGGTGGCGATTCTGCGCTGGATTGGGCGATATTCCTCGCCAACGTAGCCGAACGTGTTACCCTGGTTCATCGTGGTGATACCTTCCGCGGTGTGCCCGACTCTGCCGAAAAGGTTTTTGAACTGGCCCGCGAAGGCAAGATAGACCTTATCCTGAAATCAAACGTAGTAGCCTTAACCGGCGAAGGCCATTTGCAGGAAGTAACCCTGCTCGACAGGAACAACGAGGTAAGCCATATAGCTGCCGATCACCTGATCCCGCTGTTTGGCTTGAGCCCCAAACTGGGCCCGATTGCCAATTGGGGCTTAAACATTAGCTTTTCGGCTATTGAGGTGAACACCAGGGATTACAGCACCAACGTGGAGCGCATTTATGCCATCGGCGATATCAATACCTATCCCGGTAAACTAAAACTGATCCTTTGCGGTTTCCACGAAGCAGCGTTGATGGCCCAAAGCGCCTTCAAGTACGTTTACCCCGAGCAAAAACTGAGTTTTAAATACACCACCGTTTACGGCGTAACCGAATTTTAA
- a CDS encoding acyl-CoA thioesterase — protein sequence MTGKSPKESYTIMNELVLPNDTNTLNNLMGGRLLHWMDIAAAISAQKHCNRIVVTASVDNVSFQAPVKLGDVISIEARVTRAFTTSVEVRMDVWAQNIPSGTKVKSNEAYYTFVALDNDGQKTQVPVSLPETDEEIALYEGALRRRQLRLILGGKMQANDATELKALFFGEQLPLNLKD from the coding sequence ATGACAGGAAAATCGCCCAAAGAATCATATACCATCATGAATGAACTGGTATTGCCCAATGATACCAATACATTAAACAACCTGATGGGTGGGCGCCTGCTGCACTGGATGGATATTGCGGCGGCCATATCGGCACAAAAGCATTGTAACCGTATTGTGGTTACGGCCTCGGTTGATAATGTTTCGTTCCAGGCGCCGGTTAAACTGGGCGATGTAATTAGTATTGAAGCCAGGGTAACCCGCGCTTTTACCACATCGGTTGAAGTGAGAATGGATGTTTGGGCGCAAAATATACCATCGGGGACCAAAGTTAAAAGCAACGAGGCCTATTATACTTTTGTAGCCTTAGATAACGACGGACAAAAAACCCAGGTGCCGGTATCATTGCCCGAAACTGACGAAGAAATAGCTTTGTACGAAGGCGCACTTCGCCGCCGCCAGCTGCGGTTAATACTGGGTGGCAAAATGCAGGCCAACGACGCAACCGAACTGAAAGCCTTGTTTTTTGGCGAGCAATTGCCCCTGAATTTGAAAGATTAA
- a CDS encoding LysR family transcriptional regulator, translating to MIFDFRLKVFYTVAQRLSFTKAANELFITQPAVTKHIKELEQQLNVQLFKRNGNNIVLTTAGKVLVHYADKIFQTYSALETELAQLNNIEAGTLHIGASTTVAQTILPKILALFKKTYPEITFNFIQANTDQVSQMIMDEKLDIAIIEGSSHSPQLAYSPFAKDEIVLVTRANNKLSKKAEISPKQLLDIPLVLREAGSGTLDVIYDALASVQISPKDLNIEIQLESSIAIKQYLLYSDTATFLSIQSVVSELKYNELSIIDIKGLEIFRTFQFIQLHGKNSKLIELFKRFCLANYNLK from the coding sequence ATGATCTTCGATTTTCGGTTAAAGGTATTTTATACGGTTGCGCAGCGGCTTAGCTTTACCAAAGCGGCTAACGAGCTGTTTATTACCCAGCCTGCCGTTACCAAGCATATTAAGGAGCTGGAGCAGCAGCTTAATGTGCAGCTGTTTAAGCGCAACGGAAACAACATTGTGCTTACTACGGCCGGCAAAGTATTGGTGCACTACGCCGATAAGATTTTTCAAACTTACAGCGCTCTTGAAACCGAACTGGCGCAGCTCAACAACATCGAGGCGGGAACCCTGCACATCGGGGCCAGCACTACGGTAGCCCAAACCATTTTGCCCAAAATATTGGCGCTGTTCAAGAAAACTTACCCCGAGATCACCTTCAACTTCATACAGGCCAATACCGACCAGGTTTCGCAAATGATTATGGACGAGAAGCTGGACATTGCCATCATCGAAGGCTCGTCCCACTCACCCCAGCTGGCCTATTCGCCATTTGCCAAGGATGAGATAGTGTTGGTAACCAGGGCAAACAATAAGTTATCAAAAAAGGCCGAAATAAGCCCGAAGCAGTTATTGGATATTCCCCTTGTTTTGCGCGAGGCCGGATCGGGTACCCTGGATGTAATCTACGACGCACTGGCAAGTGTACAAATCAGCCCCAAAGATCTGAACATTGAGATTCAGCTGGAGAGCAGCATCGCCATAAAACAATACCTTTTATACTCAGATACAGCTACTTTCCTGTCTATCCAATCGGTAGTAAGCGAGTTGAAGTATAACGAACTGAGCATTATCGATATAAAAGGGCTCGAGATTTTCCGCACCTTCCAGTTCATCCAGCTCCATGGAAAAAACAGCAAACTGATTGAACTTTTTAAACGTTTCTGCCTGGCCAATTATAACTTAAAGTAA